The proteins below come from a single Roseiflexus sp. RS-1 genomic window:
- a CDS encoding alpha-mannosidase, with amino-acid sequence MLFFTVEKLKARLEEMRAAIIRDTRPITNVWTCPAPGTPPDNAMSPPPPPDDPSWRPLKVGERWGGDPQSPDKPDEPLPWGMPVDGGHTHWLRTTLRVPEEWRGRQVQVRLRWSEEGHAGIEGILYLDGRALAGIDEPHPAALIPESAHEGEHEALIRCYTPYPRPFGGLELQLRDEIIGRLTAVMYAVLDAISTYRESDPEKHALLDRINRAYNLLDLREGWQSERFAISAGAALTFLRETLTANLEPGQRPTILATGHAHMDVAWLWPLWRTRQKIAHTVATALHLMERYPEYHFSMSQPQTYSFLKQDDPELYERLCQRVAEGRFEPVGAMWLEPDCNVTGGESLVRQVIHGMRFFEGEFGLIEHVIWLPDVFGYSAALPQIMRLAGISCFMTTKISWNQFNRMPCDTFRWRGIDGSEVLAHFVTATSAPLKPNPTEAQFYTYNGSMLPSEVFGTWNHYRQKDINDEVLYIYGHGDGGGGPTEEMLELARVMSDLPGFPVVRPGRVEQYFQRLRQRVWNNPRLPVWVGELYLEYHRGTYTSQARTKQNNRQAELLLREAEWLNAWAVTQGAINRQADLDAAWRTVLLNQFHDILPGSSVPLVYVESERQFAEVRETVETVRHAAITDLTESDGNGATPRLAVFNSLAWDRTECVAIPLDDRPRPAVAGVTQTVEHLDGTRALLVEASVPAFGYTAIDKVSRPTPPARFTVRREYLASDEFRIEFDTHGEIGSLYDARYEREIIAEGATGNQLVLYEDRPMFWDAWDIDPFYLEKPYPIHDISEWRVVEEGPLRATVEIVRRFGKSTIRQRISLWRNSRRIDFDTEVDWQERQNLLRVLFPLRLNATRATCEIQFGAVERPTHRNTSWDWARFEVCAHRWVDLSEGGYGVALMNNGKYGHSLLHNTLGISLLKSAVIPDPQADRGVHRFMYSLLPHAGDWREAQVTRRAYELNAPLRPVTVMGEVPAEGRSFLRVESDHVVVETIKTADDGDGLIVRMYEAHNQRGQVRLDFGRPVESAVEVDLLERETGPVTVDGQTVQCNVRPFEIKTIRVRL; translated from the coding sequence ATGCTCTTCTTCACCGTCGAAAAACTGAAGGCGCGTCTGGAGGAGATGCGCGCCGCTATCATCCGCGATACCCGCCCGATCACCAATGTGTGGACCTGCCCGGCGCCCGGCACGCCACCCGATAACGCAATGTCCCCGCCGCCGCCTCCCGATGATCCATCCTGGCGTCCGTTGAAGGTCGGTGAACGCTGGGGCGGCGACCCGCAGAGCCCCGATAAGCCGGATGAACCGCTTCCATGGGGCATGCCGGTCGATGGCGGGCATACCCACTGGCTGCGCACGACCCTGCGCGTCCCGGAAGAATGGCGCGGACGCCAGGTGCAGGTTCGGCTGCGCTGGTCTGAGGAAGGGCACGCTGGCATCGAGGGCATTCTCTACCTCGACGGGCGCGCGCTCGCCGGGATTGATGAGCCGCACCCGGCTGCGCTGATCCCCGAAAGCGCGCACGAGGGGGAACACGAGGCGCTGATCCGCTGCTATACGCCCTACCCCCGTCCGTTTGGCGGGCTGGAATTGCAACTGCGCGACGAAATCATCGGTCGCCTGACTGCTGTGATGTACGCGGTGCTCGATGCCATCTCCACCTACCGCGAGAGCGACCCGGAAAAGCACGCCCTGCTCGACCGGATCAATCGCGCGTATAACCTGCTCGACCTGCGCGAGGGGTGGCAGAGTGAACGCTTCGCCATTTCGGCTGGCGCGGCGCTGACCTTTCTGCGCGAGACGCTGACGGCCAACCTGGAGCCGGGACAACGCCCAACCATCCTGGCAACCGGCCACGCGCATATGGATGTCGCCTGGCTCTGGCCCCTGTGGCGCACCCGCCAGAAGATTGCGCATACGGTTGCAACCGCGCTGCACCTGATGGAACGCTACCCGGAGTATCACTTTAGCATGAGCCAGCCGCAAACCTATTCGTTCCTCAAGCAGGACGATCCGGAATTGTATGAGCGGTTGTGCCAGCGCGTCGCTGAAGGACGGTTCGAACCGGTCGGCGCAATGTGGCTTGAACCGGATTGCAATGTGACCGGCGGCGAATCGCTGGTGCGCCAGGTGATCCACGGCATGCGCTTCTTCGAGGGTGAGTTCGGTCTTATTGAGCACGTTATCTGGTTGCCGGATGTGTTCGGCTACTCGGCGGCGCTGCCGCAGATCATGCGTCTGGCGGGTATTTCGTGCTTTATGACGACCAAAATCAGCTGGAACCAGTTCAACCGCATGCCCTGCGATACCTTCCGCTGGCGCGGGATCGATGGCTCCGAGGTGCTGGCGCATTTCGTGACGGCAACGTCCGCGCCGCTGAAGCCAAACCCGACCGAGGCGCAGTTCTATACCTACAACGGGAGCATGCTTCCGTCTGAGGTCTTCGGAACGTGGAACCACTACCGCCAGAAGGACATCAATGACGAAGTGCTCTACATTTATGGACACGGTGATGGCGGCGGCGGTCCGACCGAGGAGATGCTCGAACTGGCGCGGGTCATGTCCGACCTGCCGGGTTTCCCGGTTGTGCGCCCCGGTCGCGTCGAGCAGTACTTCCAGCGCCTGCGGCAGCGCGTCTGGAACAATCCCCGGCTGCCGGTGTGGGTCGGCGAGCTGTACCTGGAGTATCACCGTGGCACCTACACCAGTCAGGCGCGCACCAAGCAGAACAACCGTCAGGCGGAACTCCTGCTGCGCGAAGCCGAATGGCTCAATGCCTGGGCCGTCACGCAGGGAGCGATCAACCGCCAGGCGGACCTCGACGCTGCCTGGCGCACAGTGCTGCTCAATCAGTTCCACGATATTTTGCCCGGAAGTTCAGTGCCGCTGGTGTATGTCGAGAGTGAACGTCAGTTTGCCGAGGTGCGCGAAACGGTCGAGACGGTGCGCCACGCTGCGATTACCGACCTGACCGAGAGTGACGGGAACGGCGCTACGCCACGCCTGGCAGTGTTCAACAGCCTGGCGTGGGATCGCACCGAATGCGTCGCCATTCCGCTCGATGACCGCCCCCGACCGGCGGTTGCCGGCGTGACGCAGACGGTCGAGCACCTTGATGGGACACGCGCGCTGCTGGTGGAAGCGTCCGTGCCGGCATTCGGGTACACTGCCATCGACAAAGTCTCCCGCCCGACTCCGCCCGCCCGTTTCACTGTTCGTCGCGAGTATCTGGCGTCCGATGAGTTTCGCATCGAGTTCGATACGCACGGCGAAATCGGATCGCTCTATGATGCCCGGTATGAGCGCGAAATCATCGCCGAAGGCGCCACCGGCAACCAGCTTGTCCTGTACGAAGACCGCCCGATGTTCTGGGATGCCTGGGATATCGATCCGTTCTATCTCGAAAAACCGTACCCGATTCACGACATCAGCGAATGGCGTGTCGTTGAAGAAGGACCGCTGCGCGCCACGGTCGAAATCGTGCGGCGCTTCGGCAAGAGTACGATCCGGCAGCGGATCAGTCTGTGGCGCAACAGTCGCCGGATCGACTTCGATACAGAGGTGGACTGGCAGGAACGGCAGAACCTGTTGCGTGTGCTGTTCCCGCTGCGGCTCAACGCAACCCGCGCCACCTGCGAAATCCAGTTCGGCGCAGTCGAACGCCCAACCCACCGCAACACCAGCTGGGATTGGGCGCGCTTCGAGGTGTGTGCGCATCGCTGGGTCGATCTCAGCGAGGGCGGGTATGGCGTGGCGCTGATGAACAACGGCAAATATGGTCACAGTCTGCTCCACAACACCCTGGGCATATCACTGCTCAAATCGGCAGTCATTCCCGATCCGCAGGCCGACCGCGGGGTGCATCGCTTTATGTACAGCCTGCTGCCGCACGCTGGCGACTGGCGCGAAGCGCAGGTCACCCGCCGCGCGTATGAACTGAATGCCCCGCTGCGCCCCGTGACGGTCATGGGTGAGGTTCCTGCCGAAGGGCGATCATTCCTGCGCGTCGAAAGTGATCATGTCGTGGTTGAAACGATCAAAACCGCCGACGATGGTGATGGATTGATCGTGCGTATGTATGAAGCGCATAACCAGCGTGGTCAGGTGCGCCTCGACTTCGGGCGACCGGTGGAGTCGGCGGTAGAGGTCGATCTGCTGGAACGCGAGACCGGACCGGTGACTGTGGACGGTCAGACGGTGCAGTGCAACGTGCGTCCGTTCGAGATCAAGACGATTCGTGTACGACTATAG
- a CDS encoding type II toxin-antitoxin system HicB family antitoxin, whose translation MAARTIYKLPLLFEPQTEGGYTVTCPILPELITEGDTVAEALDNVADALRAIVEAYEDLGRPLPSVLRQAAFDQQTPFWIETAVGA comes from the coding sequence GTGGCTGCCAGAACAATCTACAAACTGCCTCTGCTCTTTGAACCACAGACAGAAGGCGGATATACTGTAACCTGTCCTATCCTGCCTGAGCTGATTACCGAGGGTGATACTGTTGCCGAAGCGCTGGACAATGTCGCCGACGCCCTGCGCGCGATTGTTGAAGCCTATGAAGATCTGGGGCGTCCGCTACCTTCCGTCTTACGCCAGGCCGCCTTTGACCAACAAACTCCTTTCTGGATCGAAACAGCAGTCGGGGCATGA
- the cmr1 gene encoding type III-B CRISPR module RAMP protein Cmr1, translating into MHITLKTLTPLWTGGVDQTCDRLHETGLIGSLRWWYEVLVRGLGGYACDPTEHRCTFDEEKYRKSKREIRKPDLWYHDGDHAVLIRSNLICHDVHVDPIQPRMRPI; encoded by the coding sequence ATGCACATCACACTCAAAACCTTGACCCCCTTATGGACCGGCGGTGTGGATCAGACCTGCGACCGCCTGCACGAGACGGGGCTGATCGGTTCGCTGCGCTGGTGGTATGAAGTGCTGGTGCGCGGACTGGGCGGGTATGCGTGCGATCCGACGGAGCACCGCTGCACCTTTGATGAAGAAAAGTATCGCAAGTCTAAGAGGGAGATCAGAAAACCGGATTTGTGGTATCATGATGGCGACCATGCCGTTCTGATAAGGAGCAATCTCATATGCCACGACGTGCACGTCGATCCTATCCAACCAAGGATGCGACCGATCTGA
- a CDS encoding transposase: MPRRARRSYPTKDATDLTDAQWAAIAPLVITPSPNGGRPTDIDRRAIVNALLSKNRTGCQWRMLPNDVPPMRSVRSSFDKWNRDGTCININDTLRKLARQALDRDPEPSISVLDSQSVKTTEAGGERGDDGVKKGQRAQTAMLG, translated from the coding sequence ATGCCACGACGTGCACGTCGATCCTATCCAACCAAGGATGCGACCGATCTGACCGATGCGCAATGGGCCGCCATCGCGCCACTCGTCATCACCCCGTCGCCCAACGGCGGCCGCCCGACCGACATCGATCGCCGCGCGATCGTCAACGCGCTGCTCTCCAAAAATCGCACCGGTTGCCAATGGCGCATGCTTCCGAACGATGTTCCGCCGATGCGTTCGGTTCGCTCCTCTTTCGACAAATGGAATCGTGATGGAACCTGTATCAACATCAATGATACGCTGCGGAAACTGGCGCGACAAGCGCTTGATCGCGATCCGGAGCCGTCCATCAGCGTCCTGGACTCCCAATCCGTCAAAACGACCGAAGCAGGCGGAGAGCGCGGCGACGATGGGGTAAAAAAAGGTCAACGGGCGCAAACGGCAATGCTGGGTTGA
- a CDS encoding Cas10/Cmr2 second palm domain-containing protein gives MNQPEMSTVLLHGDIDAIKNYVFETSSLPQIRGGSQLLVECEEEIKEKLKYLEESEIYCSGGSFLFAIPKNQVKEAKQEIERVCLEKTGAATLTVVYEQNLPPDSPDTSPTNSWAQRLWQAYLVQDGNNKTSPKPFARRIAFLAGQLREAKAQKTRAPFWEAPPFGLRCDLCGKRVAARLWRSPEGEEKRLCLVCWIRYEAGKGGGQFNNRFKQWAGSKELTISAHHPVDLDHLVQSARGHQYLAFLYADGNDIGGLLQRVSDEKELRGLSKILRRAAEEALFEALRKVCGQALRDADYWPFEIVHIGGDDVTLLIQSGYAWEVAVEFLDRFEQKANQELRDGLERLADWKITASVGIAVADSKYPIRYLEKLAEDMLKKAKRRAKEDPQNPCSTINFLWLPSPVAAESADPLLSYYEPRQNVVLTGRPYTLEEAGSLVVLMEQATKMPRSLRHRWAGALEKGLFVSLNTIYYDIARRKEGERHIFQNFLQALGDLAFVRGMTKLPAPLWAFDKSTGKWRTALLDVLELTELRATRPDVEEISEESV, from the coding sequence ATGAACCAGCCAGAAATGTCCACCGTTTTGCTCCACGGTGATATCGATGCTATCAAAAACTATGTCTTTGAAACCTCGTCACTACCTCAAATCCGTGGTGGCAGTCAATTGTTGGTAGAGTGCGAGGAAGAGATTAAAGAGAAGCTAAAATATCTGGAAGAGAGTGAAATATACTGTTCTGGTGGTAGTTTCCTTTTCGCTATCCCTAAAAATCAGGTCAAAGAAGCGAAACAAGAAATAGAAAGGGTATGCTTGGAAAAAACAGGTGCTGCTACATTGACAGTAGTCTACGAGCAAAACCTGCCTCCCGATTCTCCCGATACATCCCCCACAAATTCATGGGCTCAGCGCCTCTGGCAAGCATACCTGGTCCAGGACGGCAACAACAAGACCTCCCCCAAGCCATTTGCCCGACGGATAGCCTTCCTGGCCGGCCAACTGCGAGAGGCCAAAGCTCAAAAAACCCGAGCTCCTTTCTGGGAAGCCCCGCCTTTTGGCCTGCGTTGTGACCTATGCGGCAAGCGGGTAGCAGCCCGGTTATGGCGCTCGCCAGAGGGAGAAGAGAAGCGGTTGTGTCTAGTCTGTTGGATCCGCTATGAAGCAGGCAAGGGGGGAGGGCAGTTCAATAACCGCTTTAAGCAATGGGCGGGATCCAAGGAACTAACCATTTCCGCACATCACCCGGTTGATCTAGACCATTTAGTCCAGAGTGCTCGCGGTCACCAGTACCTGGCTTTCCTCTATGCAGACGGCAATGACATCGGCGGGCTGTTACAGCGCGTAAGTGATGAGAAGGAATTGCGAGGTCTGTCAAAGATCCTGCGCCGTGCGGCAGAAGAGGCGCTCTTTGAGGCCCTTAGAAAAGTCTGCGGACAGGCCCTCCGTGATGCCGATTACTGGCCCTTTGAGATTGTCCACATCGGCGGTGATGATGTGACCCTGCTCATCCAGTCCGGCTATGCCTGGGAAGTAGCGGTCGAGTTCCTGGATCGGTTTGAGCAGAAAGCCAACCAGGAATTGAGAGATGGGTTAGAAAGGCTGGCAGATTGGAAAATCACCGCTTCTGTCGGCATTGCTGTGGCAGATTCCAAGTATCCCATTCGTTATCTGGAAAAACTGGCCGAAGATATGCTGAAAAAGGCCAAAAGAAGGGCCAAGGAGGATCCACAAAACCCTTGTAGTACAATCAACTTCCTCTGGCTTCCCAGTCCAGTAGCAGCCGAATCGGCAGATCCGTTGCTATCGTACTACGAGCCTCGCCAGAACGTGGTCCTTACGGGCCGGCCCTATACATTGGAGGAAGCCGGGTCCTTGGTAGTCCTGATGGAGCAGGCCACTAAAATGCCACGTAGCCTCCGTCATCGCTGGGCTGGAGCTCTGGAAAAAGGACTTTTTGTTTCCCTCAACACCATTTACTACGATATTGCTCGCCGTAAAGAAGGGGAACGTCACATATTCCAGAACTTTTTGCAAGCTCTGGGAGATCTCGCATTCGTCCGAGGCATGACAAAGCTACCGGCGCCGCTGTGGGCGTTTGATAAATCTACTGGAAAGTGGCGTACTGCTCTCCTTGATGTTCTAGAATTGACCGAACTACGCGCTACGCGCCCCGATGTTGAGGAAATTTCTGAGGAGTCAGTCTAA
- a CDS encoding RAMP superfamily CRISPR-associated protein has translation MSHVKITIRFPLATSFHTTGNRRRLGVDKTLALSTEGVPVLPATTIKGFLRDCAETLLRTWAQRVCLPPTPMTMCSEKNLCMVCQIFGNPRHTSPLRFRDGQFVQKPDIMERSGVSISRSRRAALPQRLFFLETTDPQPGEVVATIEGDFADTELARQATALIVLAARSGFAIGAGRTRGLGWLERDKMRVESRIDDEQVENSLIEQYAHLWSEGKHVVENQT, from the coding sequence ATGAGCCATGTCAAAATAACTATTCGTTTCCCATTGGCAACTTCATTTCATACGACCGGTAACCGCCGACGATTGGGAGTAGACAAGACTCTAGCTCTAAGCACTGAAGGAGTACCAGTGCTTCCAGCCACAACGATCAAGGGCTTTCTACGAGATTGTGCCGAGACTCTGTTGCGAACTTGGGCACAGAGGGTCTGCTTGCCTCCTACCCCGATGACGATGTGTTCAGAGAAGAATCTTTGCATGGTCTGTCAGATCTTCGGTAACCCGCGCCATACCTCGCCACTGCGTTTTCGGGACGGCCAATTTGTCCAGAAACCAGACATCATGGAGCGAAGTGGAGTAAGCATCAGCCGCAGCCGGCGAGCGGCTCTGCCCCAGCGTCTCTTTTTTCTGGAGACTACAGACCCGCAGCCGGGAGAGGTGGTTGCAACTATTGAGGGTGACTTTGCCGATACCGAGTTGGCACGGCAGGCGACAGCCCTGATTGTCCTTGCAGCCCGGTCAGGGTTTGCTATCGGCGCGGGTCGTACTCGTGGTCTGGGATGGCTGGAGAGAGACAAGATGCGGGTAGAGTCCAGGATCGATGATGAGCAGGTGGAAAACAGCCTTATAGAGCAATATGCCCATCTGTGGAGCGAAGGCAAGCATGTGGTTGAAAATCAAACCTGA
- the csx10 gene encoding type III-D CRISPR-associated RAMP protein Csx10, with protein sequence MWLKIKPEEPLIIGEVRAGSQFLTSLPFIPGRLLRGSWVERLLIQGETEILPKVQSIRIGNFFPTTEWRSMGYALPLPLTALTCKREGGFHSETYPQRRGHGIVDTLLPHLAYVLLQERGALFAAPFGITCLTCGSRMEPVSSFYTVYQNGGRSHYVRTRLQYHAQTKVSLSRHRRASTEGMLYTASALSPRSSSPDGSANEAPLVFLGRVYGDEKAVNDLCRAVNGAAIGALHTRGYGRIRVEEAEVRLPSLRERVKAFNETLKRLWADLRTLSVNDGDLPSEPEGLYFSVDLLSPAILRDPVGVPTLVLSLSLNGQALTPIWYQARPDFAGGWAETWGLPKSTNLAVRMGSVYVFRWNGGLEELIAALDSMETQGIGERCDESFGECLICHPFHQEIQER encoded by the coding sequence ATGTGGTTGAAAATCAAACCTGAAGAGCCCTTGATCATCGGTGAGGTACGGGCTGGTTCGCAGTTTCTTACGAGCCTTCCCTTTATCCCTGGTCGCCTGCTGCGAGGCTCCTGGGTTGAGCGACTTCTAATTCAGGGCGAAACGGAGATCCTGCCCAAAGTGCAATCAATTCGGATAGGTAATTTCTTTCCTACCACAGAATGGCGGAGTATGGGCTATGCGCTTCCTCTGCCGCTTACTGCTCTGACATGCAAACGGGAAGGAGGATTTCACAGCGAAACTTACCCCCAGCGGCGCGGTCATGGGATTGTTGACACTCTCTTGCCTCACCTGGCATATGTTCTGTTGCAGGAACGTGGTGCCCTCTTTGCAGCGCCCTTTGGCATCACGTGTCTCACATGTGGAAGCCGCATGGAACCGGTATCGAGTTTTTATACCGTGTACCAGAACGGCGGCCGATCTCACTATGTTCGTACGCGCTTACAATATCATGCTCAGACGAAGGTGTCCTTGAGCCGCCACCGCCGCGCTTCGACCGAAGGGATGCTCTATACCGCCTCTGCGCTCAGCCCTCGGTCGTCAAGTCCTGACGGTTCAGCCAATGAGGCTCCTTTGGTCTTTCTGGGGCGGGTATACGGCGATGAGAAAGCGGTAAATGACCTGTGCCGGGCCGTGAACGGCGCGGCTATCGGTGCCCTGCACACTCGAGGCTACGGACGCATCCGGGTAGAGGAAGCTGAGGTCCGGTTGCCTTCTTTGCGGGAGCGGGTGAAGGCCTTCAATGAGACTCTGAAAAGGCTGTGGGCCGATTTGCGCACTTTGTCCGTCAACGATGGTGACCTCCCATCAGAACCGGAGGGGCTGTACTTTTCCGTAGATCTTCTCTCTCCGGCCATCTTGCGCGATCCTGTTGGAGTGCCCACCCTGGTTCTCTCGCTGAGTCTCAACGGCCAAGCACTTACACCGATCTGGTATCAGGCCCGGCCCGATTTCGCCGGGGGGTGGGCTGAAACCTGGGGATTGCCCAAGTCTACAAATCTGGCCGTCCGCATGGGTAGCGTCTATGTCTTCCGCTGGAACGGCGGGTTGGAGGAATTGATTGCCGCTCTGGATTCGATGGAGACTCAGGGCATCGGTGAACGTTGCGACGAGAGTTTCGGCGAATGTCTGATCTGTCATCCATTTCATCAGGAGATACAGGAAAGATGA